In Candidatus Aenigmatarchaeota archaeon, one DNA window encodes the following:
- a CDS encoding right-handed parallel beta-helix repeat-containing protein yields the protein MELTYSPGQKNRSFPTIMILALQAIIAGLLFSLPAYATNISSCSIISAPGNYTLVDNITLTTGQNCIEVNIRDVVIDCAGNAIAGSGSSGTSGVYASKDGFILRNCTITNFHNGLRMEGSNNGLVENSRIIGNYRGITLSYSENNAISNTLLIQNNIGVQISFSERNRFYNNLLNNTNNTVFIGTNENTWYSSKEKGKRIYSPGTYIGGNYWSNPGGGPSDSCNDANRDGFCDEPYEMDPQNRDSFPLSNRYLSDTVPPTIIINSPKTNQIVDNTTITISITANDAVYAYTNLSIMQGNETVKSAVSTKNGTFEEDLKVNKGGYYNITATAYDMDGNSASSTVYNILTPLEVTSCSDLNVAGEKYTVENTITHTSGSICLNIQADNIILDCKNRAITGKEAAYKTYGISLNGRKNVTIKNCIVSEWDYGIFSQFSTGNHINNNLVLKNRNTGIYLYSSGGNEIQGNVIGNNTMGIRLYSSSDNRIYNNVFSNEKEAGFEGETLKNYWNVEKKEGLRVTSKGSKIGGNFWSGKGNDYSIACTDKDTDGFCDEPYDVGYGSQNSGTGFFLKDIITGLFLTLSVFGPPPESNNIDYLPLSDEFAPDVTPPATNITITLPNGKAYNSSQWISENYVNVTAYCSDGYGSGCKRILYCIDRYGNCTPETTYKEPFKIEPDKNLTEQIYLRYYSVDKEDNNETIKIAMIRSLSSSQKVVISSPLEGDQFNSTNITLSGTVLRENEHNTTQINIYNSSGNVTRTVTITANGTFERNLTLPGEGTYLAEVIFRSIYGFNTTESEFSIIVDLTPPTISFKLNKEKVFEGETIIGTCNAQDNFKGSFQGTITGINTSSEGAKSATCIAIDDAGNIARETLDYLVEEKVCTKGEKKCASNVLYLCEDNAWTEKETCEYGCDAKNKVCISAPKNNSKNGTIDPRDDDPNQDDGDKELNPTVVATSAFLLLFIVGVMAFLYFKIFQKPTYDFDKKLAFLEARVREAESKGKDTTNVRSELEMAEQEVSMGLFEMAGPRIKALEKDLKRLK from the coding sequence ATGGAGTTGACATATTCTCCGGGCCAGAAAAACCGGAGCTTTCCCACTATCATGATACTTGCACTGCAAGCCATTATTGCCGGCTTGCTGTTTTCACTGCCCGCATACGCAACAAATATAAGCTCCTGCTCAATCATAAGCGCCCCAGGAAACTACACTCTTGTAGACAACATAACGCTCACGACAGGCCAAAACTGCATCGAGGTAAATATACGAGATGTAGTAATTGACTGCGCCGGAAACGCAATTGCAGGAAGCGGTAGCTCGGGCACTTCAGGAGTTTACGCAAGCAAGGACGGATTCATCCTGAGAAACTGCACAATTACAAATTTCCATAACGGCCTCCGCATGGAGGGGTCAAACAATGGCCTTGTCGAAAATTCCAGGATAATTGGAAACTACCGCGGAATTACCCTTTCGTATTCGGAAAACAATGCTATCTCCAACACGCTGCTTATCCAGAACAACATCGGGGTGCAAATTTCCTTTTCCGAGAGAAACCGCTTCTACAACAATCTCCTGAATAACACCAACAACACGGTCTTTATTGGAACAAACGAGAACACCTGGTATTCCAGCAAGGAAAAAGGCAAGAGGATATACTCTCCCGGAACTTATATTGGCGGAAACTACTGGTCAAACCCCGGTGGCGGACCCTCAGATTCCTGTAATGATGCAAACCGCGATGGGTTCTGCGATGAGCCGTACGAAATGGACCCTCAGAATAGGGACTCATTTCCACTAAGCAACAGGTACCTTTCCGACACCGTGCCTCCAACGATTATAATTAATTCCCCGAAAACAAACCAGATTGTAGACAATACCACAATAACCATATCGATTACCGCAAATGATGCCGTTTATGCTTATACCAACCTCTCGATAATGCAGGGAAACGAAACCGTAAAGAGTGCAGTCAGCACCAAGAACGGCACCTTTGAGGAAGACTTAAAAGTAAATAAGGGCGGCTATTACAACATAACCGCAACCGCCTACGACATGGACGGAAACAGCGCATCAAGCACTGTCTACAACATCCTTACCCCTCTGGAAGTCACCTCCTGCTCAGACTTGAATGTTGCAGGGGAAAAATACACCGTCGAAAATACTATAACCCACACGAGCGGAAGCATATGCCTCAACATCCAGGCAGACAACATCATTCTCGACTGCAAAAACCGGGCAATAACCGGAAAGGAAGCCGCATATAAGACCTACGGCATTTCGCTTAACGGCAGGAAAAACGTCACCATAAAAAACTGCATTGTTTCTGAGTGGGACTACGGAATATTTTCACAGTTCTCTACAGGCAACCACATCAACAACAACCTTGTCCTCAAAAACAGAAATACCGGGATATACCTTTATTCCTCTGGCGGAAACGAAATCCAGGGAAATGTCATTGGCAATAATACCATGGGCATACGGCTCTATTCTTCTTCCGACAACAGGATATACAACAATGTATTTAGCAACGAAAAAGAAGCTGGGTTTGAAGGGGAAACGCTGAAAAATTATTGGAACGTCGAAAAGAAAGAAGGCCTCAGAGTAACTTCAAAGGGCAGCAAAATTGGAGGAAACTTCTGGTCGGGAAAAGGAAACGATTACTCCATAGCATGCACTGACAAAGACACTGACGGGTTCTGCGATGAGCCCTATGATGTCGGGTATGGAAGCCAAAATTCCGGCACTGGGTTCTTCCTGAAAGATATTATAACAGGCCTGTTTTTGACGCTCAGTGTTTTTGGCCCGCCTCCCGAAAGCAATAACATAGATTATCTTCCCCTGAGCGATGAGTTTGCGCCAGATGTTACGCCGCCTGCCACAAATATCACAATAACGCTTCCAAATGGGAAAGCTTATAACTCAAGCCAGTGGATAAGCGAAAATTATGTAAATGTAACCGCCTACTGCTCAGACGGGTACGGCTCAGGATGCAAGAGAATTCTCTACTGCATAGACCGTTATGGAAACTGCACTCCTGAAACAACCTACAAGGAACCGTTCAAGATAGAGCCGGACAAAAACCTGACCGAGCAAATATACCTCAGGTACTATAGCGTGGATAAGGAAGACAACAACGAAACAATAAAGATTGCAATGATAAGAAGCTTGTCATCCAGCCAGAAAGTCGTGATATCAAGCCCGCTTGAAGGCGACCAGTTCAACTCAACAAACATAACCCTGTCGGGAACTGTCCTGAGGGAAAACGAGCACAACACAACCCAGATTAACATATACAATTCAAGCGGAAACGTTACGCGCACAGTAACCATAACTGCAAACGGCACATTTGAACGTAACCTGACGCTACCCGGAGAAGGCACATACCTTGCAGAGGTAATTTTCAGAAGCATCTATGGCTTTAACACCACAGAAAGTGAATTCAGCATAATTGTAGACCTGACCCCTCCGACAATCAGCTTCAAGCTAAACAAGGAGAAGGTATTTGAAGGCGAAACAATAATCGGAACGTGCAATGCGCAGGACAATTTTAAGGGGTCATTTCAGGGAACAATTACCGGGATAAATACCTCATCAGAAGGCGCAAAAAGCGCAACCTGCATAGCAATCGATGATGCCGGAAACATAGCACGGGAAACGCTGGATTATCTGGTAGAAGAGAAAGTATGCACCAAGGGCGAGAAAAAATGCGCGTCAAATGTCCTCTACCTATGCGAAGATAATGCCTGGACCGAAAAAGAAACCTGCGAGTACGGCTGCGATGCCAAGAACAAAGTATGCATCAGTGCTCCAAAGAATAATTCAAAAAATGGAACCATTGACCCCAGAGATGATGACCCAAATCAGGATGATGGCGATAAAGAACTAAACCCCACCGTAGTTGCAACAAGCGCATTCCTTCTGCTGTTCATTGTCGGAGTTATGGCATTCCTTTACTTCAAGATTTTCCAAAAGCCGACCTATGACTTTGACAAGAAGCTTGCATTCCTTGAAGCAAGGGTGAGAGAAGCCGAAAGCAAGGGAAAAGACACAACAAATGTAAGAAGCGAACTAGAGATGGCCGAGCAGGAAGTCAGCATGGGGCTTTTCGAAATGGCAGGCCCAAGAATAAAAGCCCTTGAAAAAGACCTTAAACGGCTGAAGTAA
- a CDS encoding class I SAM-dependent methyltransferase, with protein sequence MPTWNSIFKTQKDILNDPIPEMKNVIEILKKMNARKVLDLGCGSGRHTILLAKKGFEVYGLDNAKEGLALTRKKLKALGLKAKLKNWDCYKPFPYRDGFFDAVVSTQTINHNYRKKVQGCISEMKRVLSPGGLIFVTVASRRRLSPRAGLPGKFKTVAPNTYIPLDGHEKGIPHLIYTKALLRQDFKGFEILEACKDLERRKYCLFGRKPKE encoded by the coding sequence ATGCCAACCTGGAATTCAATATTCAAAACCCAAAAAGACATCTTGAACGACCCAATTCCGGAAATGAAGAACGTTATTGAAATTCTGAAGAAAATGAATGCCAGAAAAGTCCTGGACCTTGGGTGTGGCTCAGGAAGGCACACCATCCTGCTGGCAAAGAAAGGCTTTGAGGTGTACGGGCTGGATAATGCTAAAGAAGGTCTGGCGCTTACCAGAAAGAAGCTAAAGGCGCTTGGCTTAAAGGCAAAGCTCAAAAATTGGGATTGCTACAAACCCTTCCCCTACAGGGACGGATTCTTTGATGCAGTGGTTTCAACGCAAACGATAAACCACAACTACCGCAAAAAGGTGCAGGGCTGCATCTCTGAAATGAAGAGGGTCCTCAGTCCCGGAGGGCTTATCTTCGTGACAGTTGCCTCACGGCGCCGGCTATCTCCAAGGGCGGGCCTGCCTGGAAAGTTCAAGACCGTGGCGCCTAACACCTACATTCCGCTGGACGGCCACGAAAAGGGAATTCCCCACTTAATCTACACAAAGGCGCTTTTAAGGCAGGACTTTAAGGGCTTTGAAATACTTGAGGCCTGCAAAGACCTGGAAAGGAGAAAGTACTGCCTTTTTGGAAGAAAACCAAAGGAGTAA
- a CDS encoding rubrerythrin translates to MLSQIPIDLAKAKRSEIDKEILRAGVIAELDAINLYEQMAAMAEDALLKKLLLDIAKEEKTHVGEFQALLLEKDKEQEKELEEGRKEFEEIKEE, encoded by the coding sequence ATGCTATCGCAAATCCCGATTGATTTGGCAAAGGCGAAGAGAAGTGAAATTGACAAGGAAATCCTCAGGGCAGGCGTTATCGCCGAGCTCGATGCAATAAACCTTTACGAGCAGATGGCGGCAATGGCTGAAGACGCCCTATTGAAGAAGCTTCTCCTGGACATCGCAAAGGAGGAAAAAACGCATGTAGGCGAATTCCAGGCACTTCTTCTCGAGAAAGACAAGGAGCAGGAAAAGGAGCTTGAGGAAGGAAGAAAGGAATTCGAGGAGATAAAGGAGGAGTAA
- a CDS encoding 40S ribosomal protein S19, which yields MEEMNLKLAELSKKLKSEKIVEMPEWARFIRTGVSRERVPQDDGWWYIRSASILRKVYINGPIGTERLANHYGGRKNRGSRTDKFFRGSRKLIRTILIQLENSGLVEKSKTKRMGRILTKKGADMIAKVGLERP from the coding sequence ATGGAAGAAATGAACCTGAAACTGGCGGAATTGTCGAAAAAACTGAAGAGTGAGAAGATTGTCGAGATGCCAGAGTGGGCAAGATTCATAAGGACAGGAGTTTCCCGGGAAAGGGTGCCCCAGGATGACGGCTGGTGGTACATAAGGTCTGCCTCCATATTGAGGAAAGTTTACATAAACGGCCCTATCGGGACAGAGCGGCTGGCCAACCACTATGGCGGAAGGAAGAACCGGGGTTCGAGGACAGACAAATTTTTCCGCGGCTCAAGAAAGCTTATAAGGACAATCCTGATACAGCTCGAAAACAGCGGTCTTGTCGAGAAGTCCAAGACAAAGAGGATGGGCAGGATTCTAACCAAGAAGGGCGCAGACATGATTGCAAAAGTTGGCTTGGAAAGGCCCTAA
- the pssA gene encoding CDP-diacylglycerol--serine O-phosphatidyltransferase, whose protein sequence is MGKVANIISVLNLSLGVLAIRFAFFGELYTSAVLLLLAVVADVLDGKVARGEKKTELGKQLDSLSDMISFGAAPAVILMAYLPFELFFIPLLIAIAGELRLARYNVTNQSKAFIGLPITFNGLFVPILIFGGLTSPLAVIAYSLIVSILMVSTVRIKRII, encoded by the coding sequence ATGGGAAAGGTTGCAAATATTATTTCAGTTTTGAACCTTTCTCTTGGCGTTCTCGCGATAAGGTTTGCCTTTTTTGGTGAACTCTACACCTCTGCAGTCCTGCTTCTCCTGGCCGTTGTTGCTGACGTTCTTGACGGAAAGGTCGCAAGAGGCGAAAAAAAGACGGAACTGGGAAAGCAGCTTGACTCTCTTTCCGATATGATATCGTTTGGTGCAGCCCCCGCAGTAATCCTCATGGCCTACCTTCCTTTCGAGCTGTTCTTTATCCCGCTTCTTATAGCAATTGCAGGAGAACTTCGGCTTGCAAGATACAATGTGACAAACCAGAGCAAGGCCTTCATCGGCCTTCCGATTACCTTCAACGGGCTTTTTGTGCCCATCCTGATTTTTGGAGGGCTTACCAGCCCCCTTGCGGTAATCGCATACTCGCTAATTGTTTCTATACTGATGGTTTCGACGGTCAGGATTAAAAGGATAATTTAG
- a CDS encoding class I SAM-dependent methyltransferase family protein, with protein MKLKELLAGVLTEEEMKFAPSAFDMVGDIAIIWIPDELKSKEREIGEKLLSFKNLKTVLKRESAVEDEFRVRRYSLLAGEDKRETIYVEYGSRYKVDVTKAYFSPRLGNERERIVGLVQEGEKVLVMFAGIGPYAIQIAKRAKPEMVYAVEINPEAVRYMEENVRLNKVGRRVRFFCGDVREVVPKLEERFDRIIMPLPKDAETFLDVARGASQDGAVIHLYVFAESREDALSKVKEDVEVLDVVECGTYSAKISRYCVDFKFR; from the coding sequence ATGAAACTAAAAGAACTGCTGGCTGGTGTGCTTACTGAAGAGGAGATGAAGTTTGCCCCTTCTGCCTTTGACATGGTCGGCGACATTGCAATAATCTGGATTCCGGATGAGTTAAAAAGCAAGGAAAGGGAAATTGGGGAGAAGCTATTGTCCTTCAAGAACCTAAAGACTGTCCTGAAGCGTGAGAGCGCTGTTGAAGATGAGTTCCGGGTAAGGCGGTACTCTCTTCTTGCGGGGGAGGACAAGAGAGAGACGATATATGTTGAGTATGGAAGCCGCTACAAGGTTGATGTCACTAAGGCCTATTTTTCCCCTCGCCTTGGAAACGAGCGGGAGCGGATTGTGGGACTTGTGCAGGAAGGCGAAAAGGTTCTGGTTATGTTTGCCGGAATCGGCCCATACGCAATCCAGATTGCAAAGCGCGCAAAGCCGGAAATGGTCTATGCCGTCGAAATAAATCCCGAGGCCGTGCGCTACATGGAAGAAAACGTGCGGCTTAACAAGGTCGGGCGGAGGGTACGTTTTTTCTGCGGTGACGTCCGGGAAGTCGTGCCAAAGCTTGAAGAGAGGTTCGACCGCATAATAATGCCTCTTCCAAAGGATGCAGAAACTTTTCTCGATGTGGCAAGGGGCGCTTCCCAAGACGGCGCAGTGATACATCTCTATGTTTTCGCGGAGTCCAGGGAAGATGCATTAAGCAAGGTTAAGGAGGATGTTGAAGTGCTGGATGTTGTCGAGTGCGGCACATACTCTGCCAAAATCTCAAGGTATTGCGTGGATTTTAAATTCAGGTAG